One segment of Falco rusticolus isolate bFalRus1 chromosome 3, bFalRus1.pri, whole genome shotgun sequence DNA contains the following:
- the UPP1 gene encoding uridine phosphorylase 1 isoform X2, with translation MAPGVSNEKKTDDEQSSKENFIHLCNPHLEKMKEDFLYHFALGTGTHDFPTLFGDVKFVCVGGSPSRMKAFIAYIAEELGLGSPDCDYPNICAGTDRYAMYKVGPVLSVSHGMGIPSISIMLHELIKLLYHAKCSNITIIRIGTSGGIGLEPGSVVITRQSVDATFKPQFEQVVLGKTVIRSTNLDEQLAKELMQCSKEINQFNTVIGNTMCTLDFYEGQGRLDGAICLYNEEEKLQYLKEAYDSGVRNIEMESSVFAAMCNLSGVKAAVVCVTLLNRLEGDQISSSHDVLLEYQQRPQKLVGYFIKKSLGKV, from the exons ATGGCTCCAGGTGTCTcaaatgagaagaaaactgaTGATGAACAGTCTTCAAA AGAGAATTTTATTCATCTCTGCAACCCTCAtctggagaaaatgaaagaagactTCCTGTACCATTTTGCTCTTGGGACTGGTACCCATGATTTTCCGACATTGTTTGGAGATGTAAAG TTTGTATGTGTTGGAGGAAGTCCTTCACGGATGAAAGCTTTTATCGCCTACATAGCTGAAGAGCTGGGGCTTGGGAGCCCTGATTGTGACTATCCTAACATCTGTGCAGGAACTGACCGTTACGCAATGTATAAAGTGGGACCCGTTTTGTCAGTCAGT cacGGTATGGGCATTCCTTCTATTTCAATCATGTTGCACGAGCTGATCAAACTGTTGTATCATGCCAAGTGTTCCAACATAACCATTATTCGCATTGGCACATCTGGTGGAATAG gTCTGGAGCCAGGCTCAGTGGTTATAACTAGGCAGTCTGTAGATGCCACCTTCAAACCTCAGTTTGAACAGGTTGTTCTGGGAAAGACTGTAATTCGCAGTACAAACCTAGATGAACAGCTAGCTAAGGAACTGATGCAGTGCAGTAAAGAAATCAATCAGTTCAATACAGTCATTGGAAACACGATGTGCACTTTGGATTTCTATGAAG GACAGGGCAGGTTGGATGGTGCAATCTGCTTGTATAATGAAGAAGAGAAGCTGCAGTATTTAAAGGAAGCTTATGATTCTGGTGTCAGAAACATAGAGATGGAGTCTTCCGTATTTGCTGCAATGTGTAATCTCAGCGGTGTCAAAG CTGCTGTAGTGTGTGTCACTCTTCTGAATCGGCTTGAAGGGGATCAGATTAGTAGCTCACATGATGTACTTCTGGAGTATCAGCAGAGACCGCAGAAATTAGTGGGatatttcattaagaaaagTCTTGGGAAAGTGTGA
- the UPP1 gene encoding uridine phosphorylase 1 isoform X1: MAPGVSNEKKTDDEQSSKENFIHLCNPHLEKMKEDFLYHFALGTGTHDFPTLFGDVKFVCVGGSPSRMKAFIAYIAEELGLGSPDCDYPNICAGTDRYAMYKVGPVLSVSVSASLNQHGMGIPSISIMLHELIKLLYHAKCSNITIIRIGTSGGIGLEPGSVVITRQSVDATFKPQFEQVVLGKTVIRSTNLDEQLAKELMQCSKEINQFNTVIGNTMCTLDFYEGQGRLDGAICLYNEEEKLQYLKEAYDSGVRNIEMESSVFAAMCNLSGVKAAVVCVTLLNRLEGDQISSSHDVLLEYQQRPQKLVGYFIKKSLGKV, from the exons ATGGCTCCAGGTGTCTcaaatgagaagaaaactgaTGATGAACAGTCTTCAAA AGAGAATTTTATTCATCTCTGCAACCCTCAtctggagaaaatgaaagaagactTCCTGTACCATTTTGCTCTTGGGACTGGTACCCATGATTTTCCGACATTGTTTGGAGATGTAAAG TTTGTATGTGTTGGAGGAAGTCCTTCACGGATGAAAGCTTTTATCGCCTACATAGCTGAAGAGCTGGGGCTTGGGAGCCCTGATTGTGACTATCCTAACATCTGTGCAGGAACTGACCGTTACGCAATGTATAAAGTGGGACCCGTTTTGTCAGTCAGTGTAAGTGCCTCACTGAATCAG cacGGTATGGGCATTCCTTCTATTTCAATCATGTTGCACGAGCTGATCAAACTGTTGTATCATGCCAAGTGTTCCAACATAACCATTATTCGCATTGGCACATCTGGTGGAATAG gTCTGGAGCCAGGCTCAGTGGTTATAACTAGGCAGTCTGTAGATGCCACCTTCAAACCTCAGTTTGAACAGGTTGTTCTGGGAAAGACTGTAATTCGCAGTACAAACCTAGATGAACAGCTAGCTAAGGAACTGATGCAGTGCAGTAAAGAAATCAATCAGTTCAATACAGTCATTGGAAACACGATGTGCACTTTGGATTTCTATGAAG GACAGGGCAGGTTGGATGGTGCAATCTGCTTGTATAATGAAGAAGAGAAGCTGCAGTATTTAAAGGAAGCTTATGATTCTGGTGTCAGAAACATAGAGATGGAGTCTTCCGTATTTGCTGCAATGTGTAATCTCAGCGGTGTCAAAG CTGCTGTAGTGTGTGTCACTCTTCTGAATCGGCTTGAAGGGGATCAGATTAGTAGCTCACATGATGTACTTCTGGAGTATCAGCAGAGACCGCAGAAATTAGTGGGatatttcattaagaaaagTCTTGGGAAAGTGTGA
- the C3H7orf57 gene encoding uncharacterized protein C7orf57 homolog, whose amino-acid sequence MAANGTVKLPAINPKYPSRMPNVSTNKEFSGKNKLSFPPMPAERKSEAVNLSKLIGNGYGTDWFQQCTGCEKKIQKTSENSEQSKEPLPPGEHQKKTGKQKTRSVLLFRRKTAIKLWDEA is encoded by the exons ATGGCAGCCAACGGCACG GTAAAGCTCCCAGCTATAAACCCTAAATACCCAAGCAGAATGCCAAATGTTTCTACAAACAAGGAATTTAGTGGGAAAAATAAGCTTTCCTTCCCACCTAT GCCTGCTGAGAGAAAAAGTGAAGCAGTAAACTTGAGCAAATTAATTGGCAATGGTTATGGGACGGACTGGTTTCAGCAGTGTACTGGATgtgaaaaaaagattcaaaaaacatctgaaaatagtGAGCAGTCCAAAG aaCCTCTTCCTCCGGGTGagcatcagaagaaaacaggcaaacagaaaaccagaagtgTGTTattgttcagaagaaaaactgctaTAAAACTATGGGATGAAGCCTGA